In Candidatus Dadabacteria bacterium, a single window of DNA contains:
- a CDS encoding transposase, protein MTKEIRTVEFVVLPTTRAKARKMFQIAGACRYVWNHFRERNLADYQAFKNGKGERPQTSYFSLGVEFTKLRHETEWLGELPANPVKHTLKYFADALGEAMAGRKGFPKPHSKNRHAPGFTLPSTGQFRIEKRSRKYSLLRIQGVGWVTLTREGGFPYEGIPKQIRLRHDGHRWRAFVSYEVEVERRPDDGEVLGVDMNVRQIATSDGDFYFLPDLKKKEARRKRYQRRMARQLKGSGRRRDTKKKLAKVSRNIANVRKNWVHHTTQKIAGKSGTVVVENLKVNNMTASAKGTIENPGKNVRQKAGLNRAMLDTALGEVRRNLEYKCGRLIEVNPAYTSQTCSHCGHVDRENRKTQQRFLCVSCGFMSNADTNATINIRRLGMAQLHGEECSGSKQTPTTREIDARQPDG, encoded by the coding sequence GGGGCTTGCCGGTACGTGTGGAATCATTTCAGGGAGAGGAACCTTGCCGACTATCAGGCGTTTAAGAACGGCAAGGGTGAGAGACCGCAGACCAGTTATTTCAGTCTCGGGGTGGAGTTCACCAAGCTAAGGCATGAGACGGAGTGGCTGGGGGAACTTCCCGCCAACCCTGTAAAACATACGCTCAAGTATTTCGCTGACGCACTTGGAGAAGCAATGGCGGGCAGGAAAGGCTTTCCCAAGCCTCACAGCAAAAATCGTCATGCTCCAGGCTTCACGCTCCCCAGCACGGGGCAGTTCAGGATAGAGAAACGCAGCAGGAAGTACAGTCTGCTGCGTATTCAGGGAGTTGGCTGGGTAACTCTGACCCGAGAGGGAGGTTTTCCTTATGAGGGCATACCGAAGCAGATTAGACTTCGCCATGACGGACACAGGTGGAGAGCGTTTGTTTCCTATGAGGTAGAGGTGGAGCGGAGACCTGATGATGGCGAGGTTCTGGGCGTTGACATGAATGTCCGGCAAATCGCCACTTCTGACGGGGATTTCTACTTCCTACCCGACCTGAAGAAGAAGGAAGCAAGGCGGAAGCGGTATCAGCGAAGAATGGCGAGACAGCTCAAGGGTTCTGGCAGGCGTAGGGACACGAAGAAGAAACTTGCGAAGGTAAGCAGAAATATCGCCAACGTCCGCAAGAACTGGGTTCATCACACTACCCAGAAGATTGCCGGAAAATCCGGGACGGTAGTCGTGGAAAACCTGAAGGTAAATAACATGACAGCCTCGGCAAAAGGCACGATAGAGAACCCGGGGAAGAACGTAAGGCAGAAGGCGGGGCTTAACAGGGCAATGCTGGATACCGCCTTGGGAGAGGTAAGAAGAAACTTGGAGTACAAATGCGGGAGACTGATAGAAGTAAATCCCGCATATACAAGTCAGACGTGTTCGCATTGTGGGCACGTGGATAGAGAGAACCGCAAAACTCAACAGCGGTTCCTGTGTGTGAGTTGCGGGTTTATGTCCAATGCGGACACGAACGCTACGATTAACATAAGGCGTCTGGGAATGGCGCAACTGCACGGCGAGGAGTGTTCTGGTAGTAAACAGACTCCGACGACCCGTGAAATTGATGCGAGACAGCCAGATGGTTAG